From Pagrus major chromosome 6, Pma_NU_1.0, one genomic window encodes:
- the LOC140997857 gene encoding butyrophilin subfamily 3 member A3-like codes for MRTSLDLCVCLLTLCGTTLGQTGVKVVVEEDSDAVLPCSLNTKENITGKIFDWRKDDHQKVFMYDSGIHSNNGLTGQDQQFKGRVSHFQDQLKNGNASIKIQNTKMADSGSYRCIFPNLQPRQTFDIELVVEPILRDRSGETTGASPEPYITTLNVTKGWLLVCFVRGAFPKPEVEWLDSAGNILPAEEPPVLKGGGRYYVTLKTTVTKTGNYCCVATQEEISHQIYSEICVLLNEASSRKVAQWRPATILLVAVLNAALYSCLV; via the exons ATGAGGACATCTCtggatctttgtgtttgtctgctgactCTGTGTGGAACAACACTTGGACAAACCG GTGTCAAAGTGGTCGTGGAAGAAGacagtgatgctgttttaccctgttccCTCAACACCAAGGAGAACATCACAGGAAAGATCTTTGACTGGAGGAAAGATGATCATCAGAAGGTGTTCATGTATGATTCAGGCATTCATTCCAATAACGGCCTCACAGGTCAAGATCAGCAGTTCAAAGgtcgagtctcacattttcaagatcaactgaAGAACGGCAACGCCTCCATAAAGATCCAGAATACAAAGATGGCCGACAGCGGGAGCTACAGATGCATTTTTCCAAATCTTCAGCCGAGACAAACATTCGacattgagcttgttgttg AACCGATCTTGAGAGACCGATCAGGAGAAACCACAG gtgCATCTCCAGAGCCATACATCACCACACTTAATGTCACAAAGGGCtggttgttggtgtgttttgttCGAGGAGCTTTTCCAAAACCTGAAGTCGAGTGGCTGGACAGCGCTGGAAACATCCTTCCTGCTGAGGAGCCTCCGGTCTTAAAGGGAGGAGGCCGTTACTACGTTACCCTCAAGACAACTGTGACCAAGACAGGAAACTACTGCTGTGTAGCCACACAGGAGGAAATTAGCCATCAGATTTATTCTGAGATCTGTGTGCTGTTAAATG AGGCCTCATCCAGAAAAGTGGCGCAGTGGAGGCCGGCAACTATACTCCTTGTTGCTGTTTTAAATGCTGCACTTTATTCCTGCCTTGTATGA